TCGACCTGCCGGCCGGCCACCGCCTCGCCGTAAAGGCGGAGCGTCGGAACATGCGTCGAATAGGCGGCCTGCACGGTGCGCACCGCGAAGACCTGCTCGCGGGCCGGGCGCTGAGAGACCGTCTCCTTGTTGGCGAGCAGCGCCTGATAGGCGAAGAAGCCTGTCCCGAGGACGGCGAGCGCGAGCGCCGCCTGGGCGATGGCGCGCAAGCCCCCGACAAGCTGCCGGCGCGCGACGGAAGGGCGCCGTTCGGCGGGCTTGGCGGTGTCGAAATTCTTGATGTCGAGCGGCTTCACTGTCGAACCATGCCGTATTTGCGCGTGCCTTGCGCCTGTTGCGCGATGTCTTCCAGCCCCCTGGGGCAATTTAGTGTCCGCGCGACCGCAATGCCAGCAAGGCATTGTATCAATTCGTATCGGCAGGGGCGGCGGCGGCCCGGCCACGCCGCGCTTTCGTCCGCGCCGGGGAGTGGATAGGATGCGCGCCGCAGCGGAAGGAAATTCATGGCAGCCGTCCCCACGACCCCCGAGGAACTGCTGGCCAGGCTCGTCGGTTTCGACACCACGAGCGCGAAATCGAACCTCGCCCTTATCGATTTCGTGCGCGCCTATTTGCGCGGTCACGGGGTCGACAGCGAGCTGATCCCCAACGAGGACGCGACCAAGGCCAACCTTTACGCGACCGTGGGGCCGCGCGAGCCCGGCGGCATCGCGCTGTCCGGGCACACCGACGTGGTGCCGGCCGACGCGCAGGCGTGGCAAACCGACCCGTTTACGCTGAGCGCCCGCGATGGCCGGCTCCATGGCCGCGGCAGTGCCGACATGAAGGGCTTTCTCGCCTGCGTCCTGTCGCTGGTGCCGGAGATGGTCGCGGCCAGGCTCGCGACCCCAATCCATCTTGCCTTCTCCTATGACGAGGAGATCGGCTGCGGCGGGGTCAGGCCGATGCTCGAGGCCATGGGCGCGGGGCTGCCGAAGCCGCGGCTCGCCATCGTCGGCGAGCCGACCATGATGCAGGTGGTCAACGCCCATAAGAGCATTCAGGAATTCGTCACCGAGGTGACCGGCTTCGAGGCCCATTCGAGCATGACCCATCTCGGCGCCAACGCCATCTTCGCCACCGCCGAGATCATCGGCGAGATCGCCCGCATCCGCGACGAGCTGATCGTGGCGGGCGATCCGTCGGGCCGCTTCACGCCGCCCCATTCGTCGATC
This genomic window from Hyphomicrobiales bacterium contains:
- the argE gene encoding acetylornithine deacetylase, which encodes MAAVPTTPEELLARLVGFDTTSAKSNLALIDFVRAYLRGHGVDSELIPNEDATKANLYATVGPREPGGIALSGHTDVVPADAQAWQTDPFTLSARDGRLHGRGSADMKGFLACVLSLVPEMVAARLATPIHLAFSYDEEIGCGGVRPMLEAMGAGLPKPRLAIVGEPTMMQVVNAHKSIQEFVTEVTGFEAHSSMTHLGANAIFATAEIIGEIARIRDELIVAGDPSGRFTPPHSSIEVGCISGGTAINIVPRHCRLHWEMRGLPGVDPAAVLERVERFGRETVLPKLRAVSKETDIGTRLGVNVPALAPGTDEPAEKLALRLTDRNDTLAVSYGTEAGLFRRAGIPTVVCGPGDIAVAHRPDEYIEKDQLAACTRFLRRLIETAR